The segment TGCCTACTTCTGTAAGCATTAACCAGCCGGGACGGTTACAGGAATCTGTTTTAGGGCATGCTGCTCTTCCCTGGTTGTTACAACAATCAGTTCTTCCAAAGCGTTGATTTGCCAGATCGCATTGATTGACACTGATACCAACGTGCTGTGCCAGCATTTGTGTTGTGGCGGCCCAACACCAGTTGTTTGTTTGTTGTGGACGCAGCGTGTTAGCTACCGAACCAATAACTTCGGGTTTACAGCAACTGCTGATAAAGAGAATGAACAGGCCCAATGCCATCAGGTGAGTGTGTTTTTTCATGTTAACATGTTTTAAATGATTAGATGTGTTTGTTAAAACTTATATAACAAACTAATCATATAAAAATAGAAACACTTCACGTCCGTTACAATACCCTGTTCGTAGTATTACTCTTAAATACGCTATTTTTGTCACTGTTTCAAAGTGATAAAACAGTCACAACAGAACTTACATTAAATCAACAAGGCATGGCGCAACAACCGAACAAAGCATCAATGAAACGTTCTAAACCATCATACCTCTACAGTATTATTGGTGTGGCACTGGTGCTCTTCATCCTCGGTGTTTTAGGATGGATCTTCTTAAATTTTCAGAAAGTGGGTACCACCCTGCGTGAAAACATACAGTTTCATGCATGGCTGAGTACGACCAATAAAAAATCGATCGATAGTTTAACCTCATATGTGGCAGCACAGCCTTACGTAAAATCTTCGGCCTACATCAACAAAGAAATGGCGAAGGAAATTTATAATAAAGACGGCAATGAGAGCTGGGATAAGATCCTCGACGAAAATCCTTTGCCCGAAAGTGTTGACTTTTATGCTAAGTCGGACTATGTGCAGAAAGACAGTCTTGATAAAATTACAGCCGACCTGATGACCCGTTTCCCCGGTGTGATCAGCGAGGTACAATACCCCGAAGCCCTGGTAACAACGCTTAACGATAGGGCACAGAAAGTGGGTATTGTTTTACTGATCGTGGCTATTTTGCTGAGCGCCATTGTGATCGTATCGATTGATACCACCATTCGACTGGCCATGTTCAGCAACCGTTTTCTGATTAAAACCATGCAGATGGTGGGCGCTACCCGAGGCTTTATTGCAAAACCCATG is part of the Lacibacter sediminis genome and harbors:
- a CDS encoding C39 family peptidase, translating into MKKHTHLMALGLFILFISSCCKPEVIGSVANTLRPQQTNNWCWAATTQMLAQHVGISVNQCDLANQRFGRTDCCNNQGRAACPKTDSCNRPGWLMLTEVGMTFSETQTARSWEDMRKQIYCSKKPMGYAYGTPGVVGHVLVIKGYITVGTTNYLVLNDPWAPCAGEERLITYEQYADPAGTATHWNTWYNIAKP
- a CDS encoding cell division protein FtsX encodes the protein MSLFQSDKTVTTELTLNQQGMAQQPNKASMKRSKPSYLYSIIGVALVLFILGVLGWIFLNFQKVGTTLRENIQFHAWLSTTNKKSIDSLTSYVAAQPYVKSSAYINKEMAKEIYNKDGNESWDKILDENPLPESVDFYAKSDYVQKDSLDKITADLMTRFPGVISEVQYPEALVTTLNDRAQKVGIVLLIVAILLSAIVIVSIDTTIRLAMFSNRFLIKTMQMVGATRGFIAKPMNVRAIINGLISSGIAIAAIWAVITWAESYIPDMKALRDPKIYLILFGSIIAIGVGISLYSTHRSVMKYLRMKLDELY